The following are from one region of the Hemitrygon akajei chromosome 6, sHemAka1.3, whole genome shotgun sequence genome:
- the armc7 gene encoding armadillo repeat-containing protein 7 isoform X1: MVFPPALFYRHLLDCLLILAEWSSIDMATSSRYIQSKSQGQDRFDYLQALVTEFQDTDSQESKEQVLANLANFAYDPSNYQYLRQLQVIDLFLDMLTEENERFVEFGIGGLCNLCLDKQNKEYILQNKGVQAVLDCLSSSNEETVLSAITTLLYLVTPLSQEEIASMPVIQCMLRFSLSKNKRLSNLATLFLKDVCSSEEVEKARNLQNHTALGIPLPKE, encoded by the exons ATGGTTTTCCCCCCAGCATTATTTTACCGGCACTTGCTTGACTGTCTCTTAATTTTAG CTGAATGGAGTTCAATTGACATGGCCACTTCTAGTCGGTATATACAAAGTAAGTCCCAGGGGCAGGATCGGTTTGATTATCTCCAAGCCCTTGTTACTGAATTTCAAGATACTGACAGTCAAG AGTCAAAGGAACAAGTTCTGGCAAACCTGGCTAATTTTGCTTATGATCCCAGTAACTATCAGTATCTTCGACAGCTGCAGGTCATTGACCTATTCCTGGACATGCTCACCGAAGAAAATGAAAGATTTGTAGAATTTGGAATAG GTGGTCTCTGTAACTTGTGCCTTGACAAACAGAACAAAGAATATATTTTACAGAACAAAGGAGTTCAGGCAGTACTGGACTGCTTATCCAGCTCTAATGAGGAAACTGTGCTGTCTGCCATTACCACGTTATTGTACCTAGTGACTCCTTTGTCCCAAGAAGAAATAGCATCAATGCCAGTTATTCAGTGTATGCTACGGTTTTCTCTGTCCAAAAACAAACGTCTGAGTAACTTAGCAACTTTGTTTCTAAAAGACGTCTGCTCTTCAGAAGAAGTAGAAAAAGCCAGAAATCTGCAGAATCACACAGCTTTGGGAATACCACTTCCAAAAGAATAG
- the armc7 gene encoding armadillo repeat-containing protein 7 isoform X2 produces MATSSRYIQSKSQGQDRFDYLQALVTEFQDTDSQESKEQVLANLANFAYDPSNYQYLRQLQVIDLFLDMLTEENERFVEFGIGGLCNLCLDKQNKEYILQNKGVQAVLDCLSSSNEETVLSAITTLLYLVTPLSQEEIASMPVIQCMLRFSLSKNKRLSNLATLFLKDVCSSEEVEKARNLQNHTALGIPLPKE; encoded by the exons ATGGCCACTTCTAGTCGGTATATACAAAGTAAGTCCCAGGGGCAGGATCGGTTTGATTATCTCCAAGCCCTTGTTACTGAATTTCAAGATACTGACAGTCAAG AGTCAAAGGAACAAGTTCTGGCAAACCTGGCTAATTTTGCTTATGATCCCAGTAACTATCAGTATCTTCGACAGCTGCAGGTCATTGACCTATTCCTGGACATGCTCACCGAAGAAAATGAAAGATTTGTAGAATTTGGAATAG GTGGTCTCTGTAACTTGTGCCTTGACAAACAGAACAAAGAATATATTTTACAGAACAAAGGAGTTCAGGCAGTACTGGACTGCTTATCCAGCTCTAATGAGGAAACTGTGCTGTCTGCCATTACCACGTTATTGTACCTAGTGACTCCTTTGTCCCAAGAAGAAATAGCATCAATGCCAGTTATTCAGTGTATGCTACGGTTTTCTCTGTCCAAAAACAAACGTCTGAGTAACTTAGCAACTTTGTTTCTAAAAGACGTCTGCTCTTCAGAAGAAGTAGAAAAAGCCAGAAATCTGCAGAATCACACAGCTTTGGGAATACCACTTCCAAAAGAATAG